In Aliarcobacter faecis, a genomic segment contains:
- the dbpA gene encoding ATP-dependent RNA helicase DbpA has protein sequence MKFSQLNISKEFIKNLENQGFIDLTPIQELSLNSSLEGKDLIARAKTGSGKTVAFSLPIVEKLRAKEFKVQALLLAPTRELANQIAQNLRLLFRHIHNVKILTLCGGVPFKPQVVSLNHQAHIIVGTPGRVLKHLDEKNLNLDFVETFVLDEADKMLDMGFFDDIEKVSKFLPKNRQTMLFSATYTEDIKLLASNILNDPLFIEVENEEKNIIKQDFYALEDSQKAQNIKKLIRSFEAKSTIIFCNQKITCEKLADILFEDGLDVLTMHSDLEQKQRDETLVLFSNQTYPILIASDVASRGLDIDDVDLVINYDLALNSKIHTHRIGRTARAGKGGVSISFYTNNEQNRALEFKEIFSDIEFKELKDIRDNPNFEIDLGLRAIFINGGKKHKIRKVDILGALTAGIGLHKDDIGKIDVLDFCSYVAVNKEKLDTILNKLNKTKIKGKYYNIYEK, from the coding sequence GTGAAATTTTCTCAATTAAATATAAGTAAAGAGTTTATAAAAAATCTTGAAAATCAAGGTTTTATAGATCTTACACCGATTCAGGAACTAAGTTTAAATAGTAGTTTAGAAGGAAAAGATTTAATTGCACGTGCCAAAACAGGAAGTGGAAAAACTGTTGCTTTTTCTCTGCCAATCGTTGAAAAATTAAGAGCCAAAGAGTTTAAAGTTCAAGCTCTACTTTTAGCTCCTACAAGAGAGTTAGCAAATCAAATAGCTCAAAATTTAAGGTTATTATTTAGACATATTCATAATGTAAAGATTCTTACACTTTGTGGAGGAGTTCCTTTTAAACCTCAAGTTGTTTCGTTAAATCATCAAGCTCATATTATTGTAGGAACACCAGGAAGAGTTTTAAAACATTTAGATGAAAAAAATTTAAATTTAGATTTTGTGGAAACTTTTGTACTTGATGAAGCAGATAAAATGCTAGATATGGGATTTTTTGATGATATAGAGAAGGTTTCAAAGTTTTTACCAAAAAATAGACAAACTATGCTTTTTTCTGCAACATATACAGAAGATATTAAACTTTTAGCTTCAAATATTTTAAATGACCCACTTTTTATTGAAGTTGAGAACGAAGAGAAAAATATTATAAAGCAAGATTTTTATGCTTTAGAAGATAGCCAAAAAGCACAAAATATTAAAAAACTAATTAGAAGTTTTGAAGCTAAATCTACAATTATATTTTGTAATCAAAAAATTACTTGTGAAAAATTAGCAGATATCTTATTTGAAGATGGACTTGATGTTTTAACAATGCATAGTGATTTGGAACAAAAACAAAGAGATGAAACTTTGGTTCTATTTTCAAATCAAACTTATCCTATTTTAATTGCAAGTGATGTTGCAAGTCGTGGGCTTGATATTGATGATGTAGATTTGGTTATAAATTATGATTTAGCATTAAATTCAAAAATTCATACTCATAGAATAGGAAGAACAGCAAGAGCAGGGAAAGGTGGAGTTTCTATATCTTTTTATACAAATAATGAACAAAATAGAGCTTTAGAGTTTAAAGAGATATTTAGCGATATTGAGTTTAAAGAGCTAAAAGATATTCGTGATAACCCAAATTTTGAGATAGATTTAGGTTTGAGAGCTATTTTTATAAATGGTGGAAAAAAACATAAAATTAGAAAAGTAGATATTTTAGGAGCTTTAACTGCTGGAATTGGTTTACATAAAGATGATATTGGTAAAATAGATGTTCTTGATTTTTGTTCTTATGTAGCAGTAAATAAAGAGAAATTGGATACTATTTTAAATAAGTTAAATAAAACAAAAATTAAAGGTAAATATTATAATATATATGAGAAATAA
- a CDS encoding sensor domain-containing diguanylate cyclase, with translation MFKSKLFLKILSIFILPVLAILIYSSYILYEKNETLKQAIIYKKTANLVKASKDVFFALEKEKHTVLDYLKQRNKDKLEVAFSETSLAYNEVLKLLKELKLELKFESKDINLNLITYIRDRVDKNDLTTELVIENYDRTKEIFLSSIFSPKQFIYLNSSRLNMDKIIKFLGEDSNLNYTKDFLTRVVELFEADSNIQVEKVYSDRLFSFIFLIISVITLFSILYVLKNIVHKEEESFVKIKNYKDIYKILSQVNKFLIRIYDKKDFYINICEILAQNENLKFVFFYDAIEKNITAKNSEFKDTIVSQVDKYKDLSHENLVSKTIKWQSNIIINNFERKNLSIFYDEARKLDIKSMATFPIREFDNVVGALIIYSKQKNFFDKEIEGLFEKLVGDISHCLEKIKFEEQRVAQDDELRLSSYSFDVAEPMLITDIKGNIVRVNQAFCSIMGYTKDELMGINPRIFKTPHQDHKFIEDMWNNLRINGFWSGELYNKKANDEIIPLKGTITAIKDKNGKTTHYLGQYFDIGKIKDKEKVLEYQATHDNLTGLPNRLLLTDRIEQAIRKVTRHKIIGGLIFIDLDNFKVINDTLGHDIGDVLLINVAKKMKESIREEDTVSRVGGDEFVILLDNLGSTKDEARRNIKYLATKIKNALNSIEYIEGHINISTPSIGITLFNDDSVSVKDLIKQADTAMYEAKKQGKNSIELFED, from the coding sequence TTGTTTAAAAGTAAGCTCTTTTTAAAAATTTTATCAATCTTTATTTTACCTGTATTAGCTATTTTAATTTATAGTTCTTATATACTTTATGAAAAAAATGAGACACTTAAACAAGCAATTATTTATAAAAAAACAGCAAATTTAGTAAAAGCATCAAAAGATGTTTTCTTTGCCCTAGAAAAAGAGAAACATACAGTATTAGATTATTTAAAGCAGAGAAACAAAGATAAATTAGAGGTCGCTTTTTCAGAAACTTCTTTAGCTTATAATGAAGTTTTAAAACTATTAAAAGAGCTAAAATTAGAGTTGAAATTTGAAAGTAAAGATATAAATCTAAATTTAATTACATATATAAGAGATAGAGTAGATAAAAATGATTTAACAACAGAGCTTGTTATTGAAAATTACGATAGAACAAAAGAGATTTTCTTATCTTCAATCTTTTCACCAAAACAATTTATCTACCTAAATAGTTCACGATTAAATATGGATAAGATTATTAAATTTTTAGGCGAAGATTCAAATCTAAATTACACAAAAGATTTTTTAACAAGGGTTGTAGAACTGTTTGAAGCAGATTCAAATATCCAAGTAGAAAAAGTTTATAGTGATAGACTTTTTAGTTTTATTTTTTTAATTATTAGTGTGATTACTCTTTTTTCTATTTTATATGTTTTAAAAAATATTGTACATAAAGAGGAAGAGAGTTTTGTAAAAATTAAGAATTATAAAGATATATATAAAATTTTAAGTCAAGTAAATAAGTTTTTAATTAGAATCTATGATAAAAAAGATTTTTATATAAATATTTGTGAAATTTTAGCTCAAAATGAAAATCTTAAATTTGTATTTTTTTATGATGCTATTGAAAAAAATATAACAGCAAAGAATAGTGAGTTTAAAGATACAATAGTCTCTCAAGTGGATAAATATAAAGATCTTTCTCATGAAAATTTAGTATCTAAAACAATAAAGTGGCAATCTAATATCATAATAAATAATTTTGAAAGAAAGAATTTATCAATATTTTATGATGAAGCAAGAAAGCTTGATATTAAATCAATGGCAACTTTCCCTATAAGAGAGTTTGATAATGTTGTTGGAGCATTGATTATCTATTCAAAACAGAAGAATTTCTTTGATAAAGAGATAGAGGGGCTTTTTGAAAAATTAGTAGGTGATATAAGCCATTGTTTAGAAAAGATTAAATTTGAGGAGCAAAGGGTTGCTCAAGATGATGAATTAAGATTATCTTCTTACTCTTTTGATGTGGCTGAACCTATGCTAATAACTGATATAAAAGGTAATATAGTAAGAGTAAATCAGGCATTTTGTTCTATTATGGGATATACAAAAGATGAGTTAATGGGAATAAATCCAAGGATTTTTAAAACTCCTCATCAAGATCATAAATTTATAGAAGATATGTGGAATAATTTAAGAATTAATGGTTTTTGGAGTGGAGAGTTATATAATAAAAAAGCAAATGATGAGATAATTCCATTAAAAGGAACTATTACAGCTATAAAAGATAAAAATGGAAAAACTACTCACTATTTAGGTCAATATTTTGATATAGGAAAGATAAAAGATAAAGAGAAAGTTTTAGAGTATCAAGCAACACATGATAATTTAACAGGACTTCCAAATAGGCTTTTATTAACAGATAGAATAGAACAAGCTATTAGAAAAGTTACAAGGCATAAGATAATTGGAGGATTGATTTTTATAGATTTGGATAATTTTAAAGTTATAAATGATACTTTAGGACATGATATAGGAGATGTTTTATTAATAAATGTTGCAAAGAAAATGAAAGAGAGTATTAGAGAAGAGGATACTGTTTCAAGAGTTGGTGGAGACGAGTTTGTAATTTTACTTGATAATTTAGGTTCTACAAAAGATGAAGCTCGAAGAAATATTAAATATTTAGCAACAAAAATAAAAAATGCTCTAAATAGTATAGAGTATATTGAAGGACATATAAATATTTCAACTCCAAGTATAGGAATAACTTTATTTAATGATGATAGTGTTAGTGTAAAAGATTTAATAAAACAAGCTGATACAGCTATGTATGAGGCTAAAAAACAAGGGAAAAACTCTATTGAGCTTTTCGAAGATTAA
- the pdxH gene encoding pyridoxamine 5'-phosphate oxidase, giving the protein MDITNIRGKYTTKDFDIKDLDKNPFKQFELWFNDAITENLPEPNAFTLATTGLNMMPSVRTVLLKYFSEKGFVFFTNYDSKKAKQIDENPNVAALFTWLVMERQIKIEGSVEKISKADSLKYFLSRPKGSQLGAWVSRQSEVISSRALLEQKFNEMKNKFLNKEIPFPSFWGGYIIKPIRIEFWQGGEDRLHDRFLYELQEDNSWQIKRLAP; this is encoded by the coding sequence ATGGATATTACAAATATTAGAGGAAAATATACTACTAAAGATTTTGATATAAAAGATTTAGATAAAAACCCATTTAAACAGTTTGAACTTTGGTTTAATGATGCAATAACAGAAAATCTTCCTGAACCAAATGCCTTTACCCTTGCAACAACTGGTTTAAATATGATGCCTTCAGTTAGAACTGTCTTACTAAAATATTTCAGTGAAAAAGGTTTTGTATTTTTCACAAATTACGATAGTAAGAAAGCAAAACAAATAGATGAGAATCCAAATGTTGCAGCTCTTTTTACATGGCTCGTAATGGAGCGTCAAATAAAGATAGAAGGAAGTGTTGAAAAAATATCAAAAGCAGACTCTTTAAAATATTTTTTAAGTCGTCCAAAAGGTAGCCAACTTGGAGCTTGGGTTTCAAGACAAAGTGAGGTTATAAGTTCAAGAGCTCTATTAGAGCAAAAATTCAATGAAATGAAAAATAAATTCTTAAATAAAGAGATACCTTTCCCATCTTTTTGGGGAGGATATATCATAAAACCTATAAGAATTGAATTTTGGCAAGGTGGAGAAGATAGACTTCATGATAGATTTTTATATGAACTTCAAGAAGATAACTCTTGGCAGATTAAAAGATTAGCACCCTAA
- a CDS encoding NADPH-dependent FMN reductase → MSKIGIIVSSSNNNLKLGLKFQELAKDLNIETDLINLVDYNLPLYSTNEEEKNGIPESALDLATKIMDLKAFIIIAPEYNGVMPPVLNNAMAWTSRATKNWRDAFNDKDVALATHSGGGGQKGLQAMRIMFQHLGANILAREILTTYEKSLNEDNAKTILIKLAKLSNS, encoded by the coding sequence ATGTCAAAAATAGGAATTATAGTTTCAAGTTCAAATAATAATTTAAAACTAGGTTTAAAATTTCAAGAATTAGCAAAAGATTTAAATATAGAAACAGATCTTATAAATTTGGTTGATTATAATCTTCCACTTTATAGTACAAATGAAGAAGAAAAAAATGGAATTCCAGAATCTGCTTTAGATTTAGCAACAAAAATCATGGATTTAAAAGCTTTTATTATAATTGCTCCTGAATATAATGGTGTTATGCCTCCTGTGTTAAACAATGCAATGGCTTGGACTTCAAGAGCAACAAAAAATTGGAGAGATGCTTTTAATGATAAAGATGTAGCTCTAGCTACTCATAGTGGTGGAGGTGGACAAAAAGGACTTCAAGCCATGAGAATTATGTTCCAACACTTAGGAGCAAATATTCTAGCAAGAGAGATTTTAACAACTTACGAAAAATCATTAAATGAAGATAATGCAAAAACAATTTTGATAAAACTAGCAAAATTATCAAACTCATAA
- a CDS encoding sensor histidine kinase, whose translation MDKEKEEQLLKIIKYSPIVLILFITSVLVFFLYLENKRVFLNSKEELEQKFYLQNADLIKDEVNRAYFYIKYIQENAENNLKNSIKSRVYEAHAIASNLYEKYKNIKSKDEILELIKVSLEKIRYNDGRGYFYIDDALGNKLLLPLDKKDEGKNFLNHVDDKGYAFVKTIVDTIDNKGERFDEYYWKNPVTNLSSRKIAFYKYFEPLNFAIGTGEYFDEYNENVQKRVLDYVNSIKFGKNGYIFIMTNDGICLSEEQKIVHTKYKMEDILASREDNIEAMIKIANSNNDNFYRYEERYNNSNIDYKVNKISYVKAISGWNWIIGSSFYEDDVNFEIIEMKKRLDSDFDINLKNILLASIILIIFLLIISFYVSKYIEKKFIDYKDELGSRQALLFQQSKMATMGEMIRNIAHQWRQPLSVITAATSGMLIQKEMGNLTDEFFVNSAKKINSSASYLSQTIDDFRNFFSPNKEKEKFMISHTLSKTLDLISVQLNTKDIFIIKDVQNIEVFSYENELIQALINILNNARDELINKDYDKYIFIDINKNNNQLKIVIKDNAGGVRKENLSKIFNPYFTTKEKTQGTGIGLYITQEIILQLNGEISVRNVDFNYNKEKYRGAEFTITLNL comes from the coding sequence ATGGACAAAGAAAAAGAAGAACAGCTTTTAAAAATAATAAAATACTCACCTATAGTTTTAATTCTTTTTATAACTTCTGTTCTAGTATTCTTTTTATACTTAGAAAATAAAAGAGTATTTTTAAATTCTAAAGAAGAGTTGGAACAAAAATTTTATTTACAAAATGCAGATTTAATAAAAGATGAAGTAAATAGAGCTTATTTTTATATAAAATATATTCAAGAGAATGCAGAAAATAATCTTAAAAATAGTATAAAAAGTAGAGTTTATGAAGCTCACGCAATAGCTTCAAATCTATATGAAAAATATAAAAATATAAAAAGTAAAGATGAAATTCTTGAACTTATAAAAGTTTCTCTTGAGAAGATAAGATATAACGATGGAAGAGGTTATTTTTATATTGATGATGCTTTAGGTAATAAACTTTTATTACCACTTGATAAGAAAGATGAAGGAAAAAACTTTCTAAATCATGTAGATGATAAAGGATATGCTTTTGTAAAAACAATTGTTGACACAATAGATAATAAAGGTGAAAGATTTGATGAATATTATTGGAAAAATCCAGTTACAAATCTATCTTCAAGAAAAATTGCCTTCTATAAATATTTTGAACCATTAAATTTTGCGATTGGAACAGGAGAGTATTTTGATGAGTACAATGAAAATGTCCAAAAAAGAGTTCTTGATTATGTAAATAGTATAAAATTTGGTAAAAATGGTTATATATTTATTATGACAAATGATGGGATTTGTTTAAGTGAAGAGCAAAAAATTGTACATACAAAATATAAAATGGAGGATATTTTAGCTTCCAGAGAAGATAATATTGAAGCTATGATAAAAATTGCAAATTCGAATAATGATAATTTTTATAGGTATGAAGAGAGATATAATAATTCAAATATAGATTATAAAGTAAATAAAATTAGCTATGTAAAGGCTATTTCTGGATGGAATTGGATTATAGGTTCCTCATTTTATGAAGATGATGTAAATTTTGAAATAATTGAGATGAAAAAAAGGCTTGATAGTGATTTTGATATAAACTTAAAAAATATTTTATTAGCTAGTATTATTTTAATAATATTTTTATTAATTATCTCTTTTTATGTATCAAAATATATTGAGAAAAAATTTATAGATTATAAAGATGAATTAGGAAGTCGGCAAGCTTTACTTTTTCAGCAATCAAAAATGGCAACTATGGGAGAGATGATACGAAATATTGCTCATCAATGGAGGCAACCACTATCAGTTATAACTGCAGCAACAAGTGGAATGCTGATACAAAAAGAGATGGGAAATTTAACTGATGAGTTTTTTGTTAATAGTGCAAAAAAAATAAATAGTTCGGCTTCATATCTATCTCAAACGATAGATGACTTTAGAAATTTCTTCAGTCCAAATAAAGAGAAAGAGAAATTTATGATTTCTCATACTCTATCAAAAACTTTGGATTTAATATCTGTTCAACTAAATACAAAAGATATTTTTATTATAAAAGATGTTCAAAATATTGAAGTTTTTTCTTATGAAAATGAGTTAATTCAAGCTTTGATTAATATATTAAATAATGCAAGAGATGAGTTAATCAATAAAGATTATGATAAATATATATTTATTGATATAAATAAAAATAATAATCAGTTGAAAATTGTGATAAAAGATAATGCTGGTGGTGTAAGAAAAGAGAATTTATCTAAAATATTTAACCCATATTTTACAACAAAAGAGAAAACTCAAGGGACAGGAATAGGGCTTTATATAACTCAAGAGATTATTTTACAGTTAAATGGTGAAATAAGTGTGAGAAATGTTGACTTTAATTATAATAAAGAGAAGTATAGAGGGGCTGAATTTACTATTACTTTAAATCTTTAA
- a CDS encoding metal ABC transporter ATP-binding protein, with protein MNLIQIENLSHSYGNTKALENINLTIKDGDFLAIIGPNGGGKSTLLKLILELLPLQNGKLIKNIKNSEVGYVPQNTNLNIDFPITALEVVLMGHIKRKRKLLGYAKEDISCALNSLKQVGMEDFANKKIGTLSGGQRQRVFIARALCSSPKILMLDEPTASIDVQGQQDIYELLKNLNKSISIVVVSHDLSILLNYAKDVAHVNRSLVYHSLKDIQRDVTLSDDHLCEVELLSALGKTQMCCNHIH; from the coding sequence ATGAATTTAATACAAATAGAAAATTTATCACACTCTTATGGAAATACAAAGGCTTTAGAAAATATAAATCTTACAATAAAAGATGGTGATTTTCTAGCTATTATTGGACCAAATGGTGGAGGAAAATCAACACTTCTTAAGCTTATTTTAGAGTTATTACCCCTTCAAAATGGAAAATTAATAAAAAATATAAAAAATAGTGAAGTTGGTTATGTACCTCAAAATACAAATTTAAATATAGATTTTCCTATAACTGCTTTGGAAGTAGTTTTAATGGGACATATAAAGAGAAAAAGAAAGTTATTGGGATATGCAAAAGAGGATATTTCTTGTGCTTTAAACTCTTTAAAACAAGTTGGAATGGAAGATTTTGCAAATAAAAAAATAGGAACTTTAAGTGGAGGTCAAAGACAAAGAGTATTTATTGCACGAGCTTTATGTTCAAGTCCTAAGATTTTAATGTTAGATGAACCAACAGCAAGTATTGATGTCCAAGGGCAACAAGATATTTATGAACTTTTAAAAAATTTAAATAAATCTATTTCAATTGTTGTTGTAAGCCATGATTTATCGATACTTTTAAATTATGCAAAAGATGTTGCTCATGTAAATAGGTCATTGGTTTATCATAGTTTAAAAGATATTCAAAGAGATGTTACACTTAGTGATGATCATTTATGTGAAGTTGAACTTTTATCAGCTTTAGGAAAAACACAAATGTGTTGTAATCATATTCATTAG
- a CDS encoding metal ABC transporter permease, translating to MFEILQYDFIQNAILAGILISIAAGIIGSLVVVNKVTFLTGGIAHSAYGGIGIAIYLGIPVLFGATVFACITAILIAIITLKNKSRIDAIIGMMWASGMAIGIVFIDLSPGYNVDLMSYLFGSIIAVSNDDLIYMTLLDIFIIVIVLFFYKQILAVSYDSEFAGLRGINVKFFYTLILILSALCVVAAIKAVGLILVIALLTIPTYLAETFANKLSNMMIISSILATIFTLYGLVISYVYDISSGASIIMVSVVALAIVKLFKRS from the coding sequence GTGTTTGAGATTTTACAATATGATTTTATACAAAATGCGATACTTGCAGGGATTTTAATCTCAATTGCAGCAGGAATTATTGGAAGTTTGGTTGTAGTAAATAAGGTTACATTTCTTACAGGTGGAATTGCTCATAGTGCTTATGGTGGGATTGGAATTGCAATATATTTAGGAATACCAGTTCTATTTGGAGCTACTGTTTTTGCTTGTATTACAGCTATTTTAATTGCAATTATTACATTAAAAAATAAGAGCCGAATAGATGCAATAATTGGTATGATGTGGGCAAGTGGAATGGCAATAGGGATAGTTTTTATAGACTTAAGTCCAGGATATAATGTAGATTTAATGAGTTATTTGTTTGGAAGTATAATTGCAGTTTCAAATGATGATTTAATTTATATGACTTTGCTTGATATTTTTATTATAGTAATAGTTCTATTCTTTTATAAACAGATTTTAGCAGTATCTTATGATAGTGAGTTTGCAGGACTTAGAGGAATAAATGTAAAGTTTTTTTATACATTAATACTCATTTTATCAGCTTTATGTGTTGTTGCTGCAATTAAAGCAGTTGGACTTATTTTGGTTATTGCACTTCTTACAATTCCAACATATTTAGCAGAAACATTTGCAAATAAATTATCAAATATGATGATTATTAGCTCAATTTTAGCTACAATATTTACACTATATGGGCTAGTTATTTCTTATGTATATGATATTAGCTCAGGAGCTAGTATAATAATGGTTAGCGTTGTTGCTTTGGCTATTGTAAAGCTTTTTAAAAGGAGTTGA
- a CDS encoding CvfB family protein, with translation MDQKIEQGVINTLKVNRVSEPGIYLISGDETEVLLPNAYVNKTMQIDSLIDVFIYTDSEDRLVATTLKPYLYLNEFANLKIVDSAKFGYFVDIGLAKDLLVPKNRQKGSFSVGAYKVLQMQFDEKTKRLIASEKYILEKEPKNLKQNDEVEIILYSKTPLGFKVIVNNLYEGMIFHSEVFENLKIGDKKRAYVKKVRDDNKLDISLQKIGQKIDDNKIIEILKNSGGSINFTYKSDVEDIKRVFAMSKKSFKATLTKLLEEKKIILEEDKIKLFN, from the coding sequence ATAGATCAAAAAATAGAACAAGGTGTTATAAATACTTTAAAAGTAAATAGGGTTAGTGAACCTGGAATTTATCTAATAAGTGGTGATGAAACAGAAGTTCTATTACCAAATGCTTATGTAAATAAAACTATGCAAATAGATAGTTTAATTGATGTTTTTATATATACTGATAGTGAAGATAGGCTTGTAGCTACTACATTAAAACCATATTTATATCTAAATGAGTTTGCAAATTTAAAAATAGTTGATAGTGCAAAATTTGGATATTTTGTTGATATTGGTTTAGCAAAAGATTTATTAGTTCCAAAAAATAGGCAAAAAGGAAGTTTTAGTGTTGGTGCATATAAAGTTTTACAAATGCAGTTTGATGAAAAAACAAAAAGATTAATTGCAAGTGAAAAATATATTTTAGAAAAAGAGCCAAAAAATTTAAAACAAAATGATGAAGTAGAGATAATTTTATACTCAAAAACTCCACTAGGATTTAAAGTAATTGTAAATAATCTTTATGAGGGTATGATTTTCCACTCTGAAGTTTTTGAAAATCTAAAAATTGGTGATAAAAAAAGAGCTTATGTTAAAAAAGTAAGAGATGATAATAAATTAGATATTAGTTTGCAAAAAATAGGGCAAAAAATAGATGATAATAAAATTATTGAAATTTTAAAAAATAGTGGGGGAAGTATAAATTTTACATATAAAAGTGATGTAGAAGATATAAAAAGAGTTTTTGCTATGAGTAAAAAGTCTTTTAAAGCAACATTAACAAAGCTTTTGGAAGAGAAAAAGATTATTTTGGAAGAGGATAAAATTAAGCTTTTTAATTAA
- the prx-suh gene encoding thiol peroxidase Prx-SUH: MATVKFHGEVDVNLSGTELNVGDIAPVVTGVAADLSDIQIGGQQGKAQIILAVPSLDTGVCAKEAKRFNDEAAKISHADIIIVSMDLPFAMKRFCATEGTTNVKVASDFRAKAFAKSYGVLQANGPLAGLTARAVFIVNPSGKITYKEIVPEITDEPNYDAVLVAALEATSTACCGSCH; encoded by the coding sequence ATGGCAACAGTAAAATTTCACGGTGAAGTTGATGTAAACTTAAGTGGTACAGAGTTAAATGTGGGTGATATTGCTCCAGTAGTTACTGGAGTTGCTGCTGATTTAAGTGATATTCAAATTGGTGGACAACAAGGAAAGGCTCAAATTATTTTAGCAGTTCCATCACTAGATACTGGTGTTTGTGCAAAAGAGGCAAAAAGATTTAATGATGAAGCAGCAAAAATTTCTCATGCTGATATAATTATTGTATCTATGGATTTACCATTTGCTATGAAAAGATTTTGTGCAACAGAAGGAACAACAAATGTAAAAGTTGCTTCAGATTTTAGAGCAAAAGCATTTGCAAAATCTTATGGAGTTTTACAAGCAAATGGACCATTGGCTGGATTAACTGCAAGAGCAGTATTTATTGTAAATCCTTCAGGAAAAATTACTTATAAAGAGATTGTTCCTGAAATTACAGATGAGCCAAATTATGATGCAGTTTTAGTTGCAGCTCTTGAAGCTACATCAACAGCTTGTTGTGGAAGCTGCCACTAA
- a CDS encoding tetratricopeptide repeat protein: MQKIIKSMFVLMLSLSFSNASMVEDGVLELEKGNVLEAANIFNSACQKGAFAGCYNLGLMYFQGNNIAKNYPKAYEFFTKACNEGHNQACFNLAFMDEKGLGVNQNVDKAMSLYSKVCEEGNASACFNLSAIFENQGDNFKNVDFLTKACNLEHAKACYNLAFKYYNEEGVELSPLKAVNLYQKSCDLGYSNACFNLGVAYLDGKFFAVNKSQAKFYFDKACSLNNEKACEESNKL, encoded by the coding sequence ATGCAAAAAATAATTAAATCTATGTTTGTTTTAATGTTAAGTCTCTCATTTTCTAATGCTTCAATGGTTGAAGATGGGGTTTTGGAACTTGAAAAAGGAAATGTTTTAGAAGCAGCAAATATATTTAATAGTGCTTGTCAAAAAGGTGCATTTGCTGGTTGTTATAATTTGGGTTTGATGTATTTTCAAGGTAATAATATTGCCAAAAATTATCCAAAAGCTTATGAATTTTTTACAAAAGCGTGTAATGAAGGACATAATCAAGCATGTTTTAATCTTGCTTTTATGGATGAGAAAGGTTTGGGAGTAAATCAAAATGTAGATAAAGCAATGAGTCTATATAGTAAAGTTTGTGAAGAAGGAAATGCTAGTGCTTGTTTTAACCTATCAGCTATTTTTGAAAATCAAGGTGATAATTTTAAAAATGTAGATTTCCTTACAAAAGCTTGTAATTTAGAACATGCAAAGGCTTGTTATAATCTTGCTTTTAAATATTATAATGAAGAGGGTGTGGAGTTATCACCTTTAAAAGCTGTGAATTTATATCAAAAGTCTTGTGATTTAGGATATTCAAATGCTTGTTTTAATTTAGGTGTTGCATATTTGGATGGAAAGTTTTTTGCTGTAAATAAAAGTCAAGCAAAATTTTATTTTGATAAAGCTTGTTCTTTGAATAATGAAAAAGCTTGTGAAGAGTCTAATAAACTTTAA